A stretch of Brachyhypopomus gauderio isolate BG-103 chromosome 3, BGAUD_0.2, whole genome shotgun sequence DNA encodes these proteins:
- the LOC143509853 gene encoding uncharacterized protein LOC143509853 yields MVYAPRHQATLNKGRFRVTKKIVAPGVESTRRCFVGANSPAQWPDCNRVVEAIFVRLCITFPNPKNIGGVRFGRWTLICRAYKHIRECVLSNAHVMQGTTIQLPEVNATTLSEWYCRRTRSQESDVLHQGIMPPEAPVSGPTTQRSTPQKDSLASHPSTDSPHVFVLPPDTAGTAKLKRRLTFTSGPASSAPPQQNLPAPPQCVSYSMPTDPGFCLVYVVPGPGPDSHSQVVAQGVTHIMPATASHIMPATASHIMPATASHSQGVAHIMPATASHSQGVAHIMPATAGSSQGALAVTQMSDVPYTTQQYRKRKLKNEMAGIKTRKYVRHTSAIICRRCQKERKPPTHQQYFGNWYCEETDTMSLEDWKAMLVARGYGKKKAPK; encoded by the exons ATGGTATATGCTCCACGTCATCAAGCCACTTTGAACAAGGGGCGCTTCAGGGTCACTAAGAAAATTGTAGCTCCAGGCGTGGAGTCCACAAGGCG GTGTTTTGTTGGAGCAAACAGCCCTGCACAGTGGCCAGACTGCAACAGAGTTGTGGAGGCAATCTTTGTCCGGCTGTGTATTACATTTCCAAACCCGAAAAACATCGGTGGGGTCAGGTTTGGAAGGTGGACCCTCATCTGTCGTGCTTACAAGCACATCAGGGAGTGCGTCTTGAGTAATGCACATGTGATGCAGGGGACCACCATCCAGCTACCAGAAGTGAATGCCACCACACTGTCAGAGTG gtactgCAGGCGGACTCGTTCACAGGAGTCTGATGTTCTTCATCAGGGCATCATGCCTCCAGAAGCACCAGTATCAGGTCCTACAACACAGCGGTCCACACCCCAGAAGGACAGTCTTGCCTCTCACCCCTCCACAGACAGCCCCCATGTCTTTGTCCTGCCCCCTGACACTGCGGGGACGGCAAAGTTGAAGAGACGTTTGACCTTCACATCAGGTCCAGCTTCATCTGCTCCACCTCAGCAGAACCTGCCTGCACCTCCCCAGTGTGTCTCCTACAGCATGCCTACTGATCCTGGATTTTGTTTGGTGTATGTAGTGCCAGGACCTGGTCCAGACAGCCATAGCCAAGTGGTGGCACAAGGAGTGACACACATTATGCCTGCTACCGCCAGCCACATTATGCCTGCTACCGCCAGCCACATTATGCCTGCTACCGCCAGCCATAGCCAAGGAGTGGCACACATTATGCCTGCTACCGCCAGCCATAGCCAAGGAGTGGCACACATTATGCCTGCTACCGCTGGATCCAGTCAGGGTGCGTTGGCAGTGACCCAGATGTCAGATGTGCCATACACGACACAGCAATACCGGAAGCGGAAATTGAAAAACGAGATGGCTGGTATAAAGACCCGCAAATATGTTCGCCACACCAGCGCTATAATTTGCAGGAGATGCCAAAAAGAGAGGAAGCCCCCCACACATCAACAGTACTTTGGCAACTGGTATTGTGAAGAAACTGACACCATGTCACTGGAGGATTGGAAGGCTATGCTGGTAGCACGGGGCTATGGAAAGAAGAAAGCCCCAAAATAA